In the genome of Hymenobacter taeanensis, one region contains:
- a CDS encoding S-adenosylmethionine:tRNA ribosyltransferase-isomerase, protein MSASAAPDPRQLSIQDFTYQLPPERIAPEPLANRDQSRLLYYNAGQIEDRRFQELPSLLPTDALLVFNDTKVVRARLFAHKPTGGLVELFCLEPVAPHKAIEPAMQQTGSCVWKCLVGNGKRWKAGPVLLEFSVDGQPALLTAERLEQGEGFAFIRFSWEPAGLPFAEVLRAAGHLPLPPYLNRPDTDVDAVRYQTVYAAHEGAVAAPTAGLHFSDAVLDELQARHIASARVTLHVGAGTFQPVKASQMLGHPMHGEPISVTAATLRQLLGHWPRPILAVGTTSLRTLESLYWLGARLVQQPEQAPTWHVGQWQPYEGTADIPAEAALQALLTHLESTKAEELHATTQLLIAPGYQFRLIKGLITNFHQPESTLLLLVAALVGPEWRHLYAHALENNYRFLSYGDSSLLLP, encoded by the coding sequence ATGTCTGCCTCTGCCGCCCCCGATCCTCGCCAGCTTTCCATCCAAGACTTTACGTACCAGCTGCCACCTGAGCGAATTGCGCCCGAGCCGTTGGCTAACCGCGACCAGTCGCGTCTGCTTTACTACAACGCCGGCCAGATAGAAGACCGCCGTTTTCAGGAACTACCCAGCCTGCTGCCTACTGATGCGCTACTCGTGTTTAATGACACGAAAGTGGTGAGGGCCCGCTTGTTTGCGCACAAACCTACCGGTGGCTTGGTAGAGCTGTTCTGCCTGGAACCAGTGGCTCCGCACAAAGCCATCGAGCCCGCCATGCAGCAAACGGGCAGCTGCGTCTGGAAATGCCTGGTGGGCAACGGTAAACGCTGGAAAGCGGGTCCTGTGTTGCTGGAATTTTCCGTTGACGGCCAACCAGCGCTACTCACGGCGGAGCGGCTGGAGCAAGGCGAAGGATTTGCTTTTATTCGTTTTAGCTGGGAGCCTGCTGGCCTGCCATTTGCTGAGGTGCTGCGGGCAGCAGGGCACCTCCCCCTGCCGCCGTACCTTAACCGGCCAGATACCGATGTAGACGCGGTGCGCTACCAAACTGTTTACGCCGCCCACGAAGGTGCTGTGGCCGCGCCTACTGCTGGCCTACATTTCTCTGATGCCGTTCTGGACGAGCTGCAAGCGCGCCACATTGCCTCAGCGCGCGTAACGCTACACGTGGGAGCGGGCACCTTTCAGCCAGTAAAAGCCAGCCAGATGCTAGGCCACCCTATGCACGGTGAGCCCATTAGCGTAACTGCCGCCACCCTCCGTCAGCTGCTCGGGCACTGGCCTAGGCCTATTCTGGCAGTGGGTACTACCAGCCTCCGAACTCTGGAGAGCCTGTACTGGCTGGGCGCGCGACTGGTGCAGCAACCAGAGCAAGCGCCTACCTGGCACGTAGGCCAGTGGCAACCCTATGAAGGCACTGCCGACATTCCAGCCGAAGCCGCGTTGCAGGCCTTGCTTACGCATCTGGAAAGCACAAAAGCAGAAGAGCTACACGCCACTACGCAGCTACTAATTGCGCCCGGCTATCAATTCAGATTAATCAAAGGATTGATTACCAACTTCCATCAGCCGGAGAGCACTCTGCTCCTACTGGTGGCCGCCCTAGTTGGCCCTGAATGGCGGCACTTGTATGCCCATGCCTTGGAAAATAACTACCGCTTTCTGAGCTACGGCGACAGTTCTTTGCTGCTTCCTTAA
- a CDS encoding RagB/SusD family nutrient uptake outer membrane protein: protein MKTIFSRSAAVLALGLSLGLASCEKQLNIDPYQSVDAATALNNESNVGSAVVGMYARLDDPNLYGTNLILVPELMAVNNYIRFQGSFQNFIQLANRTTNSQNTTAEGIWRAAYQAINQANLIIDALPVVSTASLKSQYEGEARFVRADMHFELVRLYAKQYQAGGGNTQLGVPLNLVPVKTVEQASTLQPRATVEQVYTQVIEDLTKAIALLPKSNGTRASSYTAKALLARVYLQQSNFVQAGALADDVIKNSGKALSPTLQSVFTNRNSSETLLEIQQNDQNNAGTSNSGLATHFASIGQLGRGDIQVLPAFAAQYGPTDARGEAGLLYVGTGTRAGVLRSGKYTTYGQNIPVIRLAEMYLIRAEAAFRAGNLTDALADINRIRNRSGATPLTLAQLSLATILRERQLELAFEGFRIHDLKRTGTDIFIPATGSNPATTFPITSDRLVLPIPFRETNVNTTLVQNPGY from the coding sequence ATGAAAACGATATTTTCTCGATCAGCCGCCGTGTTGGCACTAGGTCTTAGCCTGGGCCTGGCCTCCTGCGAAAAGCAACTCAATATTGACCCTTACCAGTCAGTAGATGCGGCAACGGCATTGAACAATGAGTCGAATGTAGGTAGTGCCGTGGTAGGTATGTATGCCCGCCTCGATGACCCCAACCTGTACGGTACCAACCTTATTCTGGTACCTGAACTGATGGCGGTGAACAATTACATTCGCTTCCAGGGCTCATTCCAGAACTTTATTCAGCTGGCTAACCGCACTACCAACTCTCAGAATACAACGGCAGAAGGTATCTGGCGGGCCGCTTACCAGGCCATTAATCAGGCCAACCTGATTATTGATGCACTGCCGGTAGTATCTACTGCCAGCCTGAAGTCGCAGTATGAAGGGGAGGCCCGTTTCGTGCGCGCCGATATGCACTTTGAACTGGTGCGCTTGTATGCCAAGCAGTACCAAGCTGGCGGAGGCAACACCCAATTGGGTGTGCCACTCAATTTGGTTCCTGTAAAGACCGTAGAGCAAGCTTCTACTCTGCAGCCCCGCGCCACTGTTGAGCAGGTATACACTCAGGTAATTGAAGACCTGACCAAGGCTATTGCATTGCTGCCCAAGAGCAACGGTACGCGTGCTTCCAGCTACACGGCCAAAGCCCTGCTGGCCCGGGTGTACCTGCAGCAGAGCAATTTTGTGCAGGCAGGTGCTCTGGCCGATGATGTTATCAAAAACAGCGGCAAAGCGCTTTCGCCCACGCTGCAGTCGGTATTCACAAACCGCAACTCCTCTGAGACCCTGCTGGAAATCCAGCAGAATGATCAGAACAACGCCGGCACTTCCAACAGTGGCCTAGCTACTCACTTTGCCAGCATTGGCCAGCTCGGGCGTGGGGATATTCAGGTGCTACCAGCATTTGCCGCCCAGTACGGGCCTACTGATGCTCGAGGTGAAGCCGGGCTTTTGTATGTAGGCACCGGTACTCGGGCTGGGGTATTGCGCTCTGGCAAGTACACTACATATGGCCAGAATATTCCAGTGATTCGGCTTGCTGAAATGTACCTGATCCGGGCTGAGGCTGCTTTCAGAGCAGGTAACCTCACCGATGCTTTAGCAGATATTAACCGTATCCGGAACCGTTCGGGAGCTACCCCACTGACTTTGGCTCAGCTTTCACTAGCCACAATTCTACGGGAGCGTCAGCTGGAGCTGGCTTTTGAGGGGTTCCGCATTCATGACCTGAAGCGCACCGGCACGGACATCTTTATTCCTGCTACTGGCTCAAACCCTGCCACTACGTTCCCTATCACCAGCGACCGGTTGGTGTTGCCTATTCCCTTCCGGGAGACTAACGTGAACACAACCCTGGTGCAGAACCCTGGCTACTAA
- a CDS encoding class I SAM-dependent methyltransferase encodes MPVSLLFFLRVSATGLLLSAAACTQPPTESTAAQLSPLQTSVAPDSSGYERRAPKDLNGISKYYMGRQIAHVMGHEGSDWLERSDRQQEEGTDILLRELRLKPTDVVADIGAGTGYFTFRLSPLVPQGKVLAVDIQPEMLTALQANKAKFNAPNVEPVLGTTQNPNLPANSVDLVLIVDAYHEFDHPREMMRAVRNSLTPTGRLALVEYRAEDPEVPIKRIHKMSVEQAKREMAAIGLVLADTIETLPQQHLLIFRRAQ; translated from the coding sequence ATGCCTGTTTCCCTTCTGTTTTTTTTGCGTGTAAGTGCCACTGGTTTGTTGCTATCTGCGGCAGCATGTACCCAACCACCTACTGAAAGCACTGCCGCTCAGCTCTCTCCGCTGCAAACCAGTGTGGCCCCCGACAGTAGCGGGTATGAGCGCCGGGCTCCCAAAGACCTCAACGGCATCAGCAAATATTATATGGGCCGCCAGATTGCGCACGTAATGGGGCACGAGGGCTCTGACTGGCTAGAACGGTCGGACCGGCAGCAGGAAGAGGGCACCGATATTTTGTTGCGGGAGCTACGCTTAAAGCCCACTGATGTAGTGGCCGACATAGGCGCCGGCACTGGGTATTTCACGTTCCGCCTGAGCCCCCTGGTACCGCAGGGCAAGGTACTGGCCGTAGATATTCAGCCGGAGATGCTCACGGCACTGCAGGCCAACAAGGCCAAGTTTAATGCGCCAAATGTAGAGCCAGTGCTAGGCACCACTCAAAATCCTAATTTACCCGCTAATAGTGTGGATCTGGTGCTTATTGTGGATGCGTACCACGAGTTTGACCACCCGCGGGAAATGATGCGCGCAGTACGTAACTCCCTCACTCCTACGGGCCGGCTGGCGCTGGTAGAATACCGGGCCGAAGACCCGGAGGTGCCCATCAAGCGCATTCATAAAATGTCGGTGGAGCAGGCTAAGCGCGAAATGGCTGCCATAGGCCTAGTATTGGCTGATACCATCGAGACGCTGCCTCAGCAGCACTTACTGATTTTCCGCCGCGCGCAGTAA
- a CDS encoding M14 family metallopeptidase, with translation MRATACTIFRSVLHSRFRAAYLLLLLLWAPRLFAQSPAPATQGPLLTPAQFLGYELGTQFTPHAALLSYVEHVVQHSPSQMKLQRYGKTYENRPLELVYVATPDNLNRLEDIRHNNLRMTGLEKGTVQRQQPAVVWLSYNVHGNEAVSSEAVMEVLYDLANPQNQQMQQWLQNLVVIIDPCVNPDGRDRYAMWYNRVRNQQANASPYSWEHHEPWPGGRYNHYYFDLNRDWAWQTQQESRQRIVVYNQWLPQVHADFHEMGPNNPYYFSPAAKPFHADLTEWQRKFQNIIGDYNRQVFDKNGWLYFTRETYDLFAPFYGDTWPSFNGAIGMTYEQGGGGPAGIRYTKADGDTLTLAQRIAHHHATSLATIQAAADRHNDLIKEFENFYTNARTNPKGEYKSFVLAGSGDPGQVRALTQYLDRQQITYGFATKRSKLKGFDYTTGKTDNVQIEPHDVVVSMYQPKSTLVKVLFEPKSVLEDSLTYDLTSWSLPYAFGLKAYALKSRVEAAGSQPSAATVKGSAAAPTERPYAYLARWNSLQDVRFLGRLLQQGVKVRVAEEPFETEGQKYQRGTVVITRTGNEGLGARFDQLVRAQADSAGVVVQAVQSGFSTSGGDLGSRSVRPIKQANVAVLAGPGVDATAFGEVWHFFEQQLGYPITVIGTDYFSTVPLAKFDVLILPDGSYADILAERNLENVKAWVRAGGKLVALEGASRFLAGKKDFLLKTKPADSTAAKKASPYAALRKYADAEREQIGERVQGSVYRVQLDNTHPLAFGYGDTYYALLRDVPNYRFMPTGGWNVGVLKKNSYAAGFAGSKAQRVLNDTFVLGTQDLGRGQVVYLGDNPLFRAFWQGGKLLFGNAIFMVGQ, from the coding sequence ATGCGGGCTACAGCCTGCACAATTTTTCGTTCTGTGTTACATTCTCGCTTTCGAGCTGCCTACTTGCTGCTTCTGCTCTTGTGGGCACCCCGGCTCTTCGCCCAATCCCCGGCCCCGGCTACTCAAGGTCCTTTGCTAACTCCTGCTCAGTTTCTAGGGTATGAGCTCGGTACGCAGTTTACGCCGCACGCGGCATTGCTCAGCTACGTAGAGCACGTAGTGCAGCACTCACCTAGCCAGATGAAGCTGCAGCGCTACGGTAAAACCTATGAAAACCGCCCCCTGGAGCTGGTATACGTGGCTACGCCCGATAACCTGAACCGCCTGGAGGACATTCGGCACAACAACCTGCGCATGACGGGTCTTGAAAAAGGCACGGTACAGCGACAGCAGCCGGCCGTGGTATGGCTGAGCTACAACGTGCACGGCAACGAGGCGGTATCGTCGGAGGCGGTGATGGAGGTGCTCTATGACTTAGCCAACCCACAAAACCAGCAGATGCAGCAGTGGCTGCAGAACCTGGTAGTTATCATTGACCCTTGCGTAAACCCCGATGGCCGCGACCGGTACGCCATGTGGTATAACCGGGTGCGCAACCAGCAGGCCAATGCTTCTCCTTATTCCTGGGAGCACCATGAGCCCTGGCCTGGGGGGCGCTACAACCATTACTACTTCGACCTGAACCGTGACTGGGCGTGGCAAACGCAGCAGGAAAGCCGGCAGCGCATAGTGGTGTATAACCAGTGGCTCCCGCAGGTACATGCCGATTTTCACGAAATGGGGCCCAACAACCCGTACTACTTTTCGCCGGCTGCCAAGCCCTTTCACGCGGACCTGACCGAGTGGCAGCGCAAGTTCCAGAATATCATTGGCGACTATAACCGGCAGGTATTTGACAAGAACGGCTGGCTATACTTCACCCGCGAGACCTATGACCTGTTCGCTCCCTTCTACGGTGACACTTGGCCGTCCTTTAATGGGGCCATTGGCATGACCTACGAGCAGGGTGGAGGCGGCCCGGCCGGTATTCGCTACACCAAAGCCGATGGCGACACGCTTACCCTGGCCCAGCGCATTGCGCATCACCACGCCACCAGCCTCGCCACTATTCAGGCCGCCGCTGACCGCCACAATGATCTGATCAAGGAGTTTGAGAACTTCTATACCAATGCTCGTACTAACCCCAAAGGCGAATACAAATCGTTTGTACTGGCTGGTAGCGGCGACCCGGGCCAGGTGCGTGCGCTCACGCAGTACCTCGACCGGCAGCAGATTACCTATGGCTTTGCCACTAAGCGCAGCAAACTCAAAGGCTTTGATTACACCACCGGCAAAACCGACAACGTGCAGATTGAGCCGCACGATGTAGTGGTGAGCATGTACCAGCCCAAATCAACGCTGGTAAAGGTGCTGTTTGAGCCAAAATCAGTACTCGAAGACTCCCTGACCTATGACCTCACGTCATGGTCCTTGCCCTATGCTTTTGGCTTGAAAGCTTACGCCCTGAAAAGCCGGGTTGAGGCAGCTGGCTCGCAGCCGTCGGCTGCAACCGTAAAGGGAAGCGCGGCTGCGCCCACAGAGCGCCCATACGCCTACCTGGCCCGCTGGAACAGCCTGCAGGACGTGCGTTTTCTGGGGCGTTTGCTGCAGCAGGGCGTGAAAGTTCGTGTGGCTGAAGAGCCGTTTGAAACCGAAGGCCAGAAGTATCAGCGGGGTACGGTTGTTATCACGCGTACCGGCAACGAGGGCCTCGGCGCCCGGTTCGACCAGCTAGTGCGGGCCCAGGCCGACTCTGCGGGAGTTGTGGTGCAAGCTGTGCAGTCGGGCTTCTCTACCAGCGGCGGCGACTTAGGCTCACGCTCAGTACGACCCATTAAGCAGGCAAATGTAGCTGTGCTTGCCGGCCCCGGCGTAGATGCCACAGCTTTTGGCGAAGTATGGCATTTCTTCGAGCAGCAACTGGGCTATCCCATTACGGTTATCGGAACAGACTACTTCAGCACCGTACCGTTGGCAAAATTCGACGTACTTATTCTGCCGGATGGTAGCTATGCCGATATTCTGGCGGAGCGTAACCTGGAAAACGTGAAAGCCTGGGTGCGGGCTGGTGGCAAGCTGGTAGCCCTGGAGGGGGCTTCACGCTTCCTGGCTGGCAAAAAAGATTTTCTCCTGAAAACAAAGCCCGCTGACTCTACAGCAGCCAAAAAGGCCAGCCCATACGCCGCACTGCGCAAATATGCCGATGCAGAGCGGGAGCAGATTGGTGAGCGGGTGCAGGGCAGCGTTTACCGCGTTCAGCTCGACAATACGCACCCCTTGGCTTTCGGCTACGGCGACACCTACTACGCTCTGCTACGTGATGTGCCCAATTACCGCTTCATGCCCACTGGAGGCTGGAACGTAGGCGTACTGAAGAAGAACAGCTATGCGGCTGGTTTTGCGGGCAGCAAAGCCCAGCGCGTGTTGAATGATACGTTTGTGCTTGGTACCCAGGATTTAGGCCGGGGCCAGGTAGTTTACCTCGGCGACAACCCTCTGTTCCGGGCCTTCTGGCAAGGGGGGAAGCTGCTCTTCGGCAATGCCATTTTCATGGTAGGCCAGTAA
- a CDS encoding CocE/NonD family hydrolase, with protein MSHFFPHAATLTGLLLASTLSGYAQSAITYPVTSEAEKAQLAITVADTAYIQQHYTKTEYQIPMRDGVKLYTVVYAPNDADKVRYPIMLNRTPYAVGPYGAGKYKYSLGPSSTMMHEGYIFAYQDVRGRYMSEGQFVDVRPEKDTHKGKNDIDEGTDTFDTIAWLLKHGPKNNGRVGQWGISYPGYYTATGLLSRHPALKASSPQAPIADWFWDDFHHNGAFFLPHAFNFLASFGLARPQPTPTGNPSFKHGTPDGYDFFLKMGPLKNADANYYKGKVAFWNEMASHPNYDEFWQARNLRPHLKDLNKGTAVLTVGGFNDAEDLFGALKIYESIEKQNPGMRNGLVMGPWVHGGWARGTGEMVGNVAYGESPSLYYQKEIEAPFFKSYLKDGKPAATPEATVFESGTNRWRTFEAWPPKEAKERTLYFQAAGKIGFDKPASGSEYDQYLSDPAHPVPFSEATTTGMTREYMTDDQRFASRRPDVLTYQTEPLTEDMTLAGPIQALLQVATTGTDADWVVKIIDVYPDDTPNNPRTNPAVKLGGYQQMVRSEVMRGRFRNSFSKPEAFVPGQVTAVPFTVQDLCHTFQKGHRLMVQVQSSWFPLVDRNPQTFVPNIFEADEKDFQTATHRLYHSPEHTSQLTVKVL; from the coding sequence ATGTCCCACTTCTTCCCTCATGCGGCTACGCTCACGGGCCTGTTGCTGGCCAGCACCCTCAGTGGCTACGCACAATCGGCAATTACGTATCCGGTAACGTCAGAAGCCGAAAAGGCTCAGCTGGCCATTACTGTAGCCGATACGGCCTACATTCAGCAGCACTACACCAAAACGGAATATCAGATTCCGATGCGGGATGGCGTTAAGCTCTACACCGTAGTGTATGCCCCCAACGATGCCGATAAGGTTCGTTACCCGATAATGCTCAACCGTACGCCCTACGCCGTAGGTCCCTACGGAGCCGGCAAGTACAAATATTCCTTGGGGCCCAGCAGCACCATGATGCACGAGGGCTACATCTTTGCTTATCAGGATGTGCGGGGCCGCTACATGTCAGAGGGCCAGTTTGTGGATGTGCGCCCCGAAAAGGACACGCATAAGGGCAAGAATGATATTGATGAAGGTACTGACACCTTTGATACCATTGCCTGGCTGCTGAAGCATGGCCCCAAGAACAATGGCCGCGTAGGCCAGTGGGGCATTTCCTACCCCGGCTACTACACGGCCACCGGCTTGCTCAGCCGCCACCCGGCCCTAAAGGCCTCCTCACCGCAGGCCCCTATTGCCGACTGGTTTTGGGACGATTTCCACCACAACGGCGCCTTCTTCCTGCCGCACGCCTTCAATTTCCTAGCTTCCTTCGGCCTGGCCCGGCCTCAGCCTACTCCTACCGGCAACCCTAGCTTCAAACACGGCACTCCCGATGGGTACGATTTCTTCCTGAAAATGGGCCCGCTGAAGAATGCCGATGCCAACTACTACAAAGGCAAAGTGGCCTTCTGGAACGAGATGGCCAGCCACCCGAACTACGATGAGTTTTGGCAGGCTCGCAACTTACGCCCTCACCTCAAAGATCTTAATAAAGGTACGGCCGTGCTGACGGTAGGTGGTTTTAACGATGCCGAAGACCTATTCGGGGCGCTAAAGATTTACGAGAGCATTGAAAAGCAGAACCCCGGCATGCGCAATGGCTTGGTAATGGGCCCGTGGGTGCATGGTGGCTGGGCCCGCGGCACCGGCGAGATGGTGGGCAATGTGGCCTACGGGGAGTCGCCCTCCCTGTATTACCAGAAAGAGATTGAAGCGCCCTTTTTCAAGTCGTACCTGAAGGATGGCAAGCCCGCTGCCACGCCTGAGGCTACGGTGTTTGAGAGCGGCACCAACCGCTGGCGCACCTTTGAAGCCTGGCCCCCCAAGGAAGCCAAAGAGCGCACGCTCTACTTCCAGGCCGCGGGCAAGATTGGGTTTGATAAACCCGCTAGCGGCTCAGAGTATGACCAGTACCTCAGCGACCCGGCTCACCCCGTACCGTTCTCTGAGGCCACCACCACCGGCATGACCCGCGAGTACATGACCGACGACCAGCGCTTCGCCAGCCGCCGCCCCGATGTACTCACGTATCAGACAGAACCACTCACGGAAGACATGACTCTGGCTGGCCCCATTCAGGCGCTATTGCAGGTTGCCACCACGGGTACCGATGCTGATTGGGTAGTCAAGATCATTGATGTGTACCCTGACGATACCCCGAACAACCCGCGCACCAACCCGGCCGTGAAGCTGGGCGGCTACCAGCAAATGGTTCGTTCGGAAGTAATGCGAGGCCGGTTCCGCAACAGCTTCTCCAAGCCTGAAGCGTTTGTACCGGGCCAGGTGACGGCAGTACCCTTTACGGTGCAAGACCTCTGCCACACCTTTCAAAAGGGCCACCGCCTCATGGTGCAGGTGCAGAGTTCCTGGTTCCCGCTCGTAGACCGGAACCCACAGACTTTTGTGCCCAACATTTTTGAGGCGGACGAGAAAGACTTTCAGACCGCTACGCACCGCTTGTACCACTCGCCAGAACATACTTCTCAGCTCACCGTGAAAGTGCTCTAG